The following is a genomic window from Miscanthus floridulus cultivar M001 chromosome 14, ASM1932011v1, whole genome shotgun sequence.
gagccgattggctcaatttggacctttgacttaaccgccgttgagccgacgccatttatagtggttgggatggatacctctaggcctctgcactttgacagcactaacttctcctattataaagctagaatggcttgccacctagaggtggttgatttgggtgtttggagagtcactcgtgacaggatgaaacccattaagaatctcgataaacccacaaagagtgaagaaaaggaaatatatttcaatgctagagctaagaattgcttgtttgaatcatttagtatggatgtgtttaaccaagtgttcactttaaatacgacacatgaaatttggttaaaacttcaagagctccttgacggcacatctaatgtccatgagcaaaaatattgtctagctaaacaaaattatgattcctttaaaatgaatgatgatgagcttgttcgtgatatgtattctcttttgaatctaattatcattgagctccattcaataggattaacaaagctagatgatgcggacatcgtgaggaagatcatctccgtgctaccacaaaagaaatatgcaagcatcatcaccatccttcacaacatggagaacttgagcaccataaccccgggcatagtcattgacaagatagtggcatttgaaatatcacgtaagatgggtcaagatgaagcctcttcatcaagcaaaggcaaagctctcgcatgtagtgagaaaaagaagatgaagggcaagcaagttgagacaagctcaagctcaagctcctcaagtgaagatgaagaagaagataaggaCGACGATGataatgaagattcaagtgaagatgatcaatcttcctcctccacctctgaccttgatgaaaaatcaatcaaactaatcaacaaggtggagaagatgatccaaaggctcaatgtcaagggtgtgcccatccaaatccaagatctcattttcaccaatcaaagaaatgagcaaagaaagagaggatgctatgggtGCGGTGAGTTGAggcactttgtgaaagtttgtccaaacaagcccacacctaagaccaagatgaaggcatgcaagaaccaagccctcacatcaataaggtcatgggatgattcttcaagtgaaaaagaacaccatcacaagaggcgagggtgcaagcactcatcatcaagctcttctcgtatgtgtcTTATGTcacaaggtaacgaaagctcatcctctagtgagagtgatagtgatgatgaaatgccttcttatgatgaaattgtgcaacaaaatcttaattatgttaaagtttgcactagtcaataaaagaagcttgaaaaattaaaagaaaagctaggtagttcacaagaagcatacaaaactttgcttgaacaatatgagaactttgctaatctcaatattgaactatctactaaaattgagcaatttgaggctagtgcaacaacaaatgcatgcacaatcaatgatgagcaacttgtaaagaaaaataaaaaattaaaagaaaagttagctagctcacaagatgcttataaaagtttgcttgctaaaatagaaaccatgtgcaaacattgtgatgagctaactaataaagttgctaatcttgaagccgttagtgcaacccccaccaaggcatctaaaaagaaaagttctatctttaacatgtctaaaaaagaTGCATCTACTTCCtgtaatgatttatatttagactcatctttgtgcaaccaagtttgtgttgagaaagttattgtagatacatgcacacaagaggttgcaaaggagaatgagcaactcaagcaagaagtagctcgcctcaccaaggacttgactcaagtgaaaggcaaggtgaagcaagaccaacttcatcaagataacaccatcaagggagtgaagaagcttgatgaaggacaaaccatggtttgctacgtatgccacaaggaaagtcacaagtcctatgagtgcaaggtgaagaataggggaggagcaaagaagaaagagaaaaggcaaacaagcaagctctccaacacctacaccaacaaggtggactagaaggcctccacaccttatctcttaaagaagaagaaaaatgacaaggtggtggtcaTCAAGATGAACaaacaagccaacaatggggtcaaacgcttttgggtgccaaaggaaatcatttccaacatgaagagcaccaagaaggtttggatcccgaaagagaaGTAAGAAGTCAAATgaactttggggaatttggagacttggcaaagtatggatgcatttcatggggtacatcatgatggacaaaattattgtcaagtgggttagtgaatactatggacccaaattccccttctcatgttaggtaactagattcaaattGCTTCAAAtggtactagatttaatttcctacaagtggcatctttaagcatctagttactcttcatgcctaggtttgcatttgcatgcttatatcttttgtcatgcatacactaggtataccttatggtaggcttgctcggtttcattcttaatccttggagcaaacctacatggtttaaaattatttaggagcacggcacatagcttgtctttcgattattcatctaatatgtgccaaagtctaaattgtagataatttcttccgaatatcaccttcgaaaatgactctcacatttatgtgatgtcatccttcaagtggtattttttattctaaaattaatgTGCACGTTTCctataagtattccatacttgtgtgcacaaatttagggagatgttactctacaagttggatgctttgagactaacacccttTTAAGCTTattatgtgtgtagtagtctcattgcaagaaaaatggagtccttggagttaagcatcatactttaagTATACACCACACAttacaagtggtagaaatcaaattggcttccacatgtggtatttctaaaccgatatcatcatgttgttttcattttgatatttatatgctttctccatgcattatatagattaaattcccttgagcaataaatcgccaattatgcatatgctttgctttctaccatatgtatgcatatatttagggggagtttagtctatataatgtgagagtcaaattttgtgacatattccactctacacacaaaggttcataaagtttgacactcccttgtgctactaatgtctttcttttcggtgtttgattctaaagggggagaatttagaggaccaaaagcaagcattaatttgtagaaccaaaagctagatcataataatttacaagtggtaatagtctacaagtggtaatggtccgagaaagggaggatagtggattatggattagtctatgtaatgtagagaatttgtaggaagcaaggcttaaatccataatgccacatggggacatttgcaaaggcaagataagtttttatgtagtatcttttagtcttacaagtagtatcttttagcatcatataactttgcctcttgcattgcatcctagcaagtagatagtttttaaattctaaatttttattatttgcttgctttggtcgtgttgtcatcaatcaccaaaaaggggagattgtaaggaaaatggacccttggcccatttactttggattttggtgtttgatgatcaacacaacaaaattggactaatgaatttgcaagtgattgttttgtagtttaataggatgcaagatgtgacttggacgaaggcgacgtgatgatccgatgatcaacactataagcaagaccctagaagcacaagagaagacccaagatatcaagcaaagtccaagtacgatgatagaaaccaagccggacgcaagatcgcgaagaaacgagctcacagaggtgacccgacgctggaccggacgctggaccggacgctggcagaaagtgaccggacgctctgatcaagaggctcgacaacagcagcagcgaccggatgctagaccggacgctgagcagcaaagtgatcggacgctgggtgccagagtccggtcaacgtcagtaaggttctagagagcagttttcgtgaccggacgcgtccgatcaagtgctgaccggacgctggtcagagtccggtcagtagcagaaaagcgggatttcgtccccaacggctactttctcagtggggcttataaatagaccccctaatcagccatttgagttgtgtggagctaagaaaacataccaagggtgttgatacatcattttagtgatctccacttgtatagtgcttagtgttttattaggtgattagcgtaggtgctttgcgaagtgcttaggttgattagaccaccgcttatgcgcttgctctaggtttaggcctagtgtttagtgaggtttgcatacctcttaccactcggtgcttgcgcgtaccattgttgtacatcggaggggcttgtagtcttgcgagatcataccaaccgcgtttgtggtgtggtcgccaccgtgtaccgaagagagcaaggcccgcggtgttttggccggaagcttgatagtgaagatggcggggagcatctgggagagtttgccggaaggcacgtcggagacccacttgcgtgtggggaaggtccgaggctatccacggagttacccgaccgggagcttggcctttgcgagggattccttgcgaggggctacaacgaggactagggagaagcttgcgtgcttctcgatacatcggtaaaaataccggagtcgttgacaggagtttgcatttctctaccttgctctttagcttccgcatttatattgattgtattacttattttgcggtagagatagcaacacactagaaaaaccgtagttacacatttagatagtttatcttttgcataggttttgctaaggttagaaaaagtggccataatttagagttagaattttaagttgcctaattcacccccctcttaggcgttacGGTCCCCTACACACATCTTTCATGTTGTTCAGAGAATCAGGGGACACATGGAGTGACGGTAGCACGACACGAGCGCGGGAGAATGAGAAGTGATGGTAGCTCCCTTTGTAAATAGTGTAAACAAGTTTGATCCTTATAAAACAAATTTTATCACACGAAATTTTTATCATCTTTTTCTTCATTTAAACTATATCATGTAAGCTTACTTGATGCCCATAAAACTCTCATAAAGCTTCCAGATGAAATAAGTTTCGTAAGAACAACTTGTCTAAATCATTTCCAATACATGTAGTAGTCTTAAAAGTGGAACACGGAGTCCTCAGTGACACTGGTCTTATATCATAGCTGTTGACAACACGAAACCCCAAAGAACAATGCTATACATACGTACAGCACCAAAGAAAAATACCACATACGTACAGTAATAAAACAGCTAAAAGAAGAGGGAAAAAAGATGCAGCACACGTGCAGGTTGCCCagtggggcggcggcggcagctggaTCTGGAGCTGTCCTTGTGTTGGCGCCGCTGTTTTTCTGTTCGTTCCCGGCTGGCCATGCCTGACCTGGAGCTGGAGCAGGCAGGCAGACAGCTCGACACGGCCGCGTCGGCTTTTGCCTTGTCGCTCGTACCAACAACGCCCAACACCCTCGCCATGTCCACATGCCGTGATGCACGCTGCTACCGAGTAGGAGTAGCCATATGCAGATGCGTTCCAGGTTTCTATTTTTTCCTTGTCTTCTCCCCTGCAGCATGATATAGCAATGCCGATTTGCCATTCTGAGTCACTAGTAGTTCCTTAAATGATATCATCTTTTTTAACCTCATCATGAGTAGAATGATATTTAGAGAACGATTTTTGCTGTCAAACCCCAATCATATTCACCCTTATTCCTTTTTTTTTACGTTGTTTTCACTTTTCGAGAAGTTAAAcataactaaatatataaaataaaatattaatatttttataaaatataaTTAATATTATTATATAGATCGTTGAATTTAttatcataataaatttatttaacaatacaaatattgttaatattttaTATAAAATTTGTTTTGACATACAGGAACTCCATGAAGACAgagagatggagggagtagtattaGGAAGGTGGCTTATTTTATTGTCTCAAATGTCTTCTATACTTTGACCAGAGATACTATAGGATtattggccctgtttggatccatgggttagagctagtttgggctagttggagctcaactagccctaaagtagccaaataggagggctagagtgggttatttgcaactagcccacactaaaaaactatccccccaaagaggtgattatttgggctagttgggactatttgaggtggggtccactgttttctctctactttcatccgcaccaatgatttggaaagcacatttattatcattttaacccttgtatccaaacatctcttaggctagagttaattcagggctagtcctgagctagaaactaactctaacctctagctgtgctagagtatccaaacagggccattgTCTTTTGACACGAAGGTTACATTAGGAGTTAGTCAGCTGATAAAAATGGCATGCTACCTTTTGCCACCTCAATCGTTAATTCCTAGGCTACGTAGTACTTCACAGCAGCAACAGCACATTTCTCCTGAAAAATTTATGGTGATCAACTTTCTAGACTTAAGTGGAACGTGGAATTTTTCCTTATTTCTACGTTTTCTTATATTTTTAGTTTATACTGAATTATGTAAAAACTCATTCGTTCCAAACGAGCATCTACCATTCGttgtcttctctctctctcttaaaaAATGTCAACATATTTTAACTCACAAGCCTACAATCTTTGTAGTGGATAGAACCATAATCTAATGAATGAATCCAATCAAAAGTTGATCATGTGATTGATCTTCATCTCACAACGTGTTACCTCGGGAAATTTTAACCTTTTCTCCCATCCACATGAGTATCCAAAGCAATTTTCCCGTGGTCGGACTACGCGATGCAACGGCCAGGATGGATCGATCTGGATGAATCCCATCGATCCCAGCCGTCAAAACCCAGGAAATTTCTGCCGTTATAAGTAGTACCTGTGCGTATTTGACTTTTCTCTCCTCGTCCTCCCTATCTCGCCATTTTAtccgcctccctctctccctctccttcctctGTGCTCGCCAATTTCTCTGCCAGGATTGTTACCAGCGACAGGAGCCTGAGATTCGGATTTAGGAGCGGATTGGGATTCTGGCGCAGGAATCCAAGCGGCGGCCACGCGCTGGAGCCGCGGCCGAATTGGTACGTGCTTTTCCATTCCCCCTGCCTATTTTTCCCGGCCAATTTAGTGTTACGGTTCTTGTATGGGTTGCCCTGTCTTGATCCGGTTCAATTGGCGCAATTCCACCCGGATTCCGTTTTCTCAACTCATCTCCGTGCGAATTTCTTGGAGATTGTTTTGAGCTTCGTTTACCGTCGTTGATTTTTCTCGCTTCCATTTCTGGGAAATCTTGGGACCTTCTTGCGACTATTCAATGCCATTGTGCCCGTGGACATGGGCGTCCTTGATGCGAATTCGCCGTAATTTTTCGATTTTTTGGCGCATGCGGTGGTTCCTAGGCGAGATCTGTGGCTGGAGCCGCGTCAGTCCCGCCTGAATTTTAGCTTTTCGGCGAGGTAGTTTAAGTGCCACGGTTTCTCAAATCTTGGggaatttttttttctctctcaccATTTTCTGTCACTATTTCTCTGGAGTGCAGTTTGGGTGAGCACGCCAACGCCATGATGGCGAACGGGAGGCTCCAGAAGCAGGCGTTGCTTCCGCCGCGGAGCCCGttcccggcggcggcgccgcacGCCGAGCTCGGCCCGATCGCGCGGTCGCGGGACGCGCACCACCGGCACGGCCACCAGCGCACGTCGTCCGAGAGCTTCCTCGCCGACGAGCAGCCGTCGTGGCTGGACGACCTGCTCGACGAGCCCGaaacgccggcggcggcgcgggcgcacgGCCGGCCCGGCCACCGCAGGTCGTCCAGCGACTCGTTCGCGCTCTTTGAAGGCGGTGGCAGCGCTGCTGTGGGGGGCATGTATGACAATGTGCTCGATGGcatgaggggaggaggaggagggcaggTGGCTTCTTGGGCCGGTGCGCCCGAGTTCTTCCCTGAGCCAACCTCATTTGGGCGGCCTCAGGGCCGGCCGTGGGAGTCCAGGCAGATGTACCGGCAGGGTGGTGACATGCCGATGCCAGGGAGGGAGAAGAACGGCGGGCGCCATGGTCCGTTCAGCTCATTTGCTGATCATGAGCATGGTCATTTGCTCAATGGGGTGGACAGGAAGGGCCATAGTGATGCGGGGATTGTAGCAGAGAGAAAGGAGGGCCTGAGGCACTCGCAGTCGGAGGCGGACACCAAACGAGCCAAACAGTGAGTTGAATTGATATTATTGTTGCAGTCAATTTGAAGAattatgttactctttccattccagttataaaacattttgttttttctagatacaCAGATTTTGCTATGccacttagatatacattatgtctagtaGTAAAAGCAATGcatctaaaaaaacaaaatatcttataatttagaatggagggagtagttttgTGGACTTTGTGTTCTTCAAACATCGGTAGTGGTAATAAGTGTGATTGTAGAAGGCAAACACTTTAGTGAAACCAGAATTCTAATTTGCAATATTCTTTGAGACTAAAAGGTGAGCACATAGCTATACCACATGCTGCACAGTAGTAGGCTGATTTCTCTTATGATGTGCTCTGTTTTAAGAACTGAATTAAGTGTTATTAAATAGCACAAATGTGTTTGTTCTGAATGTCTCGTCTATGTATTTGGATAGAAATTTTATTGGTGTATTTGCCATGGCAATTCAACATGAGTACAAACTTCAAGTGGGAAACTCTACTCATGTggactatcagcctgttcggctggtgctgatacgatcgtatacgatcgtggattattactgctggctggtttggtgtgagaaaaatactggaaatttacgatcgtttacgaccaagcgaacaggctgtataacGCAAGTCACTATATGATTTCAAAACAAAATGGAATTTGGATGTAATGACCACTGACAATCAATGTGTAAATAGATTCTGTGGGAAGTCCTCCAGCTCCTTAGGATGCAAGTCCTAATAAGATGTAACTGTACAAGTGGAATGTGTGTGTCAGTGTTTGCCATCTTTAAATTCAGAATACACTTgaatgcaatataggtgcacatcTTCATGTGCATTGAGCTTTATTTTGTTGTCAGTATATGCAGACTTAAGTTTACACAATGAAGATGTCATGTCTGGTGTCCATGTAGATATATGCTGGTAGACCTTGAATTTTGAGGTATCCTTATTTATTTTTACTTTTGATGACAATTGCAGACAATACGCTCAGAGATCTCGTGTCCGTAAGCTCCAGTATATTGCAGAGCTTGAGAGAAGAGTTCAGTCCTTACAggtaatcttttttttttccaaaacgaACCATATTAGTCGTTTATTGCACGAGTTAGAAACCTTAAACATCCCAGAGAATTCTTAAATTTTTAtgcttgctatgcttgcagacaGAGGGGATAGAAGTAACTGCTGAAATGGATTTTCTTGGTCAGCAAAATATCATGTTAGACTTGGAAAATAAAGCCTTGAAGCAACGGCTTGAGAGTCTGTCTCAGGAGCATCTCATTAAACACTGTAAGTATTCATCTTTCTTTCCCCTGGAGTTTCTTTGGTGACTTTCTGAATGTGTCTTCTGTAGTTAGGAATTATGGAAGCAGTCAGGTTTCAGATCTCTGAGTTTGGAGAATAAAATGAGCTTATGGATgttcaacaataacaacaacaacatagccttttagtcccaagcaagttggggtaggctagagttgaaacccaccaaaagccccaagtcacggtcaggcacttcaatagctgcttttcaagtattactattcaaacatagatctctaggtatatcccaagctttcaaatatctttttattgtctctcccatgtcaatttcggtcttcctctacctctcctcgtattattagcttggcttaggactccacaatgcactggtgcctctggaggtctcctttgggcatggccaaaccacctcaactgatgttggacaagcttttcttcaattggtgctacctctaggcgatcacgtatatcatcgttccgaactcggtccattcttgtgtgaccgcaaatccatcgcaacatacgcatttctgcaacactcagttgttgaacatgtcaaatttttgtaggccaacattctgctccatacaacatagccggtctaatcgccgttcttgcaacactcagttgttaaaCATGTCtaatttttgtaggccaacattctgctccatacaacatagccggtttaatcgccgttctatagaacttgcttTTTAGTTTTTGTGgcaccctcttgtcacagagaatgccagaagcttgtcgccacttgatccaccctgctttgattctatggctaacgttcgcatcaatatctccatccctctgtagcatcgatcgcagataccgaaaggtattctccttaggcactacttgaccttccaaactcacatctccctcctcctgtacaactctgccaaagtcacatctcatctattcggttttagttctgctcaatctaaaacctttagactcaagggtctgccgccgtaactctagttttctatttactcccgcatggctttcgtccactaacactacatcatcagcgaacaacatacaccaagggatatccccttgtatgttcctggtaaccttatccattaccaaggcaaagagatattgCTTATGGATGTTATATGTTaaaattttattttgaaaatgattcttgGGATGGACCTACAGATATGTTAGGAACCTGTAAAAAAATGTTTTGTTGTAAAGTGCCAACTACATGCCTACAGCTGACATGTTCTTATAATGTTTTAGTTCCAGCTAAAAACAGAGAGGATTACCATATTTCATCACATCCATGTTTCTATCATAGGTTGTCAATCTTTTTTAATTTCCTGAAGTTATGATAAAATATACAGGGGACCTATTCAAACAATATAGCTGTTAACTACCAAATATTTTATCTTATGTAGCATATAAAAAAAGTGAATATCTTGCATAGTTGCTTTGCTAAATTCTAATAGACGTTGGCTGTAGCTAAAATATCATTATCTTGATAAAACTGCAATGCCACTTTTGTGAGAACAATGAGATTATCAGGACAGTTCCCTTTAAGCATAGTTGCATTTCAGCAGGTGTTACTTTAGAAATTGTTCAGTAGGAAAAAGTTGACTCATCAATCATCAAGAATATACTGGAGCTCATCAATCATCTTTTTAAAATATTTGAGTCACCAATTTTTTTCTCGCCAATCTTGCAGATCAGCAGGAGATGTTTGAGAGGGAAATTGGTCGTCTTAGAACATtgttccagcagcagcagcagcaacaacatgtACCGCAGCAGCAGGCTCCTACCCATAGCCGTAGTAACAGCAGAGACCTGGATTCACAATTTGCAAACCTGTCTCTGAAACACAGCGATCCT
Proteins encoded in this region:
- the LOC136504647 gene encoding uncharacterized protein At4g06598-like, whose translation is MMANGRLQKQALLPPRSPFPAAAPHAELGPIARSRDAHHRHGHQRTSSESFLADEQPSWLDDLLDEPETPAAARAHGRPGHRRSSSDSFALFEGGGSAAVGGMYDNVLDGMRGGGGGQVASWAGAPEFFPEPTSFGRPQGRPWESRQMYRQGGDMPMPGREKNGGRHGPFSSFADHEHGHLLNGVDRKGHSDAGIVAERKEGLRHSQSEADTKRAKQQYAQRSRVRKLQYIAELERRVQSLQTEGIEVTAEMDFLGQQNIMLDLENKALKQRLESLSQEHLIKHYQQEMFEREIGRLRTLFQQQQQQQHVPQQQAPTHSRSNSRDLDSQFANLSLKHSDPCISLKLEH